AATGCATATGTAATTTTTGTTTAAATTTATCTGAAATAGGTCGTGTTTCACGAGTGATAAAATCATAGTGAACCATCACCGCAGTACCTGAAACATGTTTAACGCCATTTTGCCACGCTTCTTGGTGCACATCGAGAGAGCTTGTACCAATACGAGTTATGTAGGTTTTGATTTCAACATCGTAATCAAACAGCAGTGGCAAATGAAACTCAATGGTACTTTTTGCTAAAATTAATCCCCATTGGCTGAGGCTTAAATTAAATTCAGGGCTGAAAAGTCTAAATATAGGATTTCGGGCACCTTCAAACCATTGCGGAATAACTGTATTATTAATGTGTCCAAGCGCGTCTGTTTCACCAACACGAGGCTTTATTATTTCGTAAAACATACCTAACCCTACTTACTTAAAATCAACCGGAAAGCGACCAAGCATCAAATATTTTTAATGCTTGTTCGAAATAATATACCCATAGATGAAAATGGTAAATATTTAATCTGCTTTAAAGGCAAACTATTCGCATGTTAAT
The Colwellia sp. Arc7-D genome window above contains:
- a CDS encoding thioesterase family protein; the encoded protein is MFYEIIKPRVGETDALGHINNTVIPQWFEGARNPIFRLFSPEFNLSLSQWGLILAKSTIEFHLPLLFDYDVEIKTYITRIGTSSLDVHQEAWQNGVKHVSGTAVMVHYDFITRETRPISDKFKQKLHMHFSHSVSESFY